One genomic region from Melioribacteraceae bacterium encodes:
- the rmuC gene encoding DNA recombination protein RmuC, translating into MDQFLTIGLYGLLIIIVIVTWIIYKRIKDTSQINLKEELERIDKSFRDELMRNRDESSKTGKAQREELSSAIKQFGDQLYDQLSKLIQTNEQKFDKLQNRVESQLKEIQDNNSRKLEEMRQTVDEKLHSTLEKRLGESFKLVSERLEAVREGLGEMKNLAVGVGDLKKVLTNVKTRGTWGEIQLENLIEQILTPDQYSKNISTKKNSNERVEFAIKMPGRSENKDGLCWLPIDAKFPMEDYQRLLAAQDSAEPPLIEEASKALENRIKAEAKSINEKYIDPPNTTDVALLFLPVEGLFAEVLRRPGLFEKLQNDFKVILTGPTTLTAILNSLQMGFRTLAIEKRSSEVWSLLGTVKTEFSKFGDVLDKTQEKLRQASDTIDSAKTRSRAIERKLKDVQELPGSDETKLID; encoded by the coding sequence ATGGATCAGTTTCTTACAATCGGGTTATACGGCCTGCTGATAATAATCGTAATTGTAACATGGATTATCTATAAAAGGATAAAGGACACTTCGCAGATTAATTTAAAAGAAGAACTCGAAAGGATAGATAAATCCTTCCGAGATGAGCTTATGAGAAACCGGGATGAATCGTCCAAAACAGGTAAGGCACAGCGCGAGGAACTGAGCAGCGCGATTAAACAATTCGGGGATCAATTATATGATCAGCTTTCTAAACTGATCCAGACCAATGAACAGAAATTCGATAAGCTTCAGAACCGGGTTGAATCGCAGCTCAAAGAGATCCAGGATAATAATTCAAGAAAGCTTGAAGAGATGAGACAGACAGTTGATGAAAAACTTCACAGCACACTTGAAAAGAGGCTGGGCGAATCTTTTAAACTTGTAAGCGAACGTCTCGAAGCTGTTAGAGAAGGCCTTGGAGAAATGAAAAACCTTGCAGTAGGTGTAGGTGATCTGAAAAAAGTCCTAACGAATGTAAAAACCCGCGGTACATGGGGAGAGATACAACTAGAGAACCTGATTGAACAGATACTTACTCCCGATCAGTATTCAAAAAACATAAGCACAAAAAAGAATTCGAATGAGAGAGTAGAATTCGCGATTAAGATGCCGGGAAGAAGCGAGAATAAAGACGGATTGTGCTGGCTGCCAATAGATGCAAAATTCCCGATGGAGGACTATCAGCGTTTATTAGCCGCTCAGGATTCCGCCGAACCGCCTTTAATCGAAGAAGCATCGAAAGCACTGGAAAACAGAATTAAAGCGGAAGCCAAATCAATTAACGAGAAATATATCGACCCTCCGAACACCACGGATGTTGCACTACTATTCCTCCCTGTTGAAGGCCTTTTTGCAGAAGTATTACGCAGACCTGGATTGTTTGAAAAACTGCAAAATGATTTCAAGGTTATACTGACCGGCCCAACAACATTAACCGCCATACTAAACAGTCTTCAGATGGGTTTTAGAACACTTGCAATCGAGAAACGTTCGAGCGAAGTATGGAGCCTGCTCGGAACAGTGAAAACCGAGTTTTCGAAATTCGGCGACGTACTCGATAAAACCCAGGAGAAATTGCGTCAGGCGAGCGATACAATAGACTCGGCAAAGACACGCTCGCGTGCAATTGAAAGAAAACTGAAGGACGTTCAGGAACTCCCGGGCAGTGACGAAACCAAACTGATCGATTAG
- a CDS encoding penicillin acylase family protein — translation MKSWKKVLIGIAGTLIIIVIFLFVISYFMLRKSLPEYDGEITAKGLIAGVEVYRDSFAIPMISAENDEDAAFTLGFVHAQERLFQMDLARRAGEGRLSEVFGSKTVPIDKMFRTVGIYKIVEESLSKINPVSRKILEAYSRGVNSFIEDNKGKYQVEFDLLGYDPYPWKPEHSLVIAKLMGWELNISWWSDILFSNLIHKLGPEKASELLPGFPENAPTIIPKNIPSVSSSAMGFINVDRMFRDFTGFVGTHIGSNNWVVSGARSVSQKPVIANDPHLALSLPGKWYFAVIRSENWNAEGFTIPGLPAIVIGKNRNIAWAMTNVMADDCDFYAEKLDSTGNRYYVDNQLRDLAVYTDSFAVKDSLHYKFTIRKSHRGPIVSDIHTFNQLYPEEGKVKSVLSMRWTGLEFSDELFAAISLSKADNWEDFKSALRFFTVPGQNFVYADVNGNIGYVCAARLPLRSSLSPSLVYDGSTSQSDWKGFVPYEEMPKLFNPPQEFIATANNKTSSVFKYHISNIWEPSSRIERIFELLNSGKQHSVKDFKKYQLDFISPYAREIIPYILKAFEDAKINDRNLKTAIELLDNWDFELTASSQVPAIYLHFFHRLIKNIFEDELGSDLLKEYVFLANIPYRIILKYLYDNSSSFFDDIRTPQVESRDQIIRKSLVDALSELEKNLGADISMWQWGKIHKVYLKHLFANQSGLIDQLINIGPYEIGGDGTTVFNTEYSFSELYEEKRDFSKPYRSEPFRNILGPSLRYIYDFGDPEFMEIILPAGQSGYFMSDHYKDMTGMWLKGEYIRIPLSEKVFKSKAGHLLKLMPGNS, via the coding sequence ATGAAATCCTGGAAAAAAGTCCTTATCGGTATCGCTGGCACTCTTATTATCATTGTGATATTTCTCTTCGTGATATCATATTTCATGTTGAGAAAATCATTGCCTGAATATGACGGAGAGATTACGGCGAAAGGACTTATCGCGGGTGTTGAGGTGTACCGTGATTCATTTGCTATCCCGATGATCTCGGCGGAAAATGACGAGGATGCAGCGTTTACGCTCGGATTTGTTCATGCACAGGAAAGATTATTTCAAATGGATCTTGCACGCAGAGCCGGGGAAGGAAGATTAAGTGAAGTATTCGGTTCCAAAACCGTCCCTATCGATAAAATGTTCAGAACTGTCGGCATTTATAAGATTGTTGAAGAAAGTCTGTCAAAGATTAATCCCGTCTCACGTAAGATTCTTGAAGCTTATTCCCGCGGTGTGAATAGTTTCATTGAGGATAATAAAGGAAAATATCAGGTTGAATTTGATCTGCTCGGGTACGATCCGTATCCGTGGAAACCTGAACATAGTTTAGTGATTGCAAAACTGATGGGCTGGGAATTAAATATCAGCTGGTGGAGCGATATTCTGTTTTCAAATCTAATTCATAAACTCGGCCCGGAAAAAGCTTCGGAATTGCTACCCGGATTTCCGGAAAATGCTCCAACCATTATTCCTAAAAATATTCCTTCGGTCTCTTCCTCGGCAATGGGTTTTATAAACGTGGATAGAATGTTCAGGGACTTTACCGGTTTTGTAGGGACACATATCGGTTCCAATAACTGGGTTGTTAGCGGTGCAAGGTCTGTTTCTCAAAAGCCGGTTATTGCAAATGACCCTCACCTTGCGCTCTCACTTCCGGGCAAGTGGTATTTTGCAGTAATTAGGAGTGAAAATTGGAATGCTGAGGGTTTTACGATCCCCGGCCTTCCGGCAATTGTGATCGGGAAAAACAGGAATATTGCCTGGGCTATGACGAATGTTATGGCGGATGATTGCGACTTCTATGCAGAGAAACTGGATTCAACCGGAAACCGTTATTACGTCGATAATCAATTGAGAGATCTGGCAGTCTACACGGACTCCTTCGCAGTTAAAGATTCGCTCCACTATAAATTTACAATCAGGAAATCTCACCGCGGGCCTATTGTTTCTGATATTCATACTTTTAATCAGCTCTACCCCGAAGAAGGAAAAGTAAAATCGGTTTTGAGCATGCGGTGGACCGGTTTAGAATTTAGCGATGAATTGTTTGCCGCTATCTCACTTAGTAAAGCTGATAACTGGGAGGATTTTAAATCCGCTCTCAGATTCTTTACTGTTCCCGGACAGAATTTTGTTTACGCCGATGTTAATGGTAATATCGGTTATGTTTGTGCTGCCAGGCTGCCCCTCAGAAGCAGTTTAAGTCCTTCTCTTGTTTATGACGGTTCAACTTCCCAATCGGATTGGAAAGGATTTGTGCCGTATGAAGAAATGCCGAAACTCTTCAACCCTCCCCAGGAATTTATTGCTACTGCAAATAATAAGACCAGCTCCGTTTTTAAGTATCATATTTCAAATATCTGGGAACCTTCTTCTAGAATTGAAAGGATATTTGAATTATTAAATTCCGGGAAACAGCACTCTGTAAAGGATTTTAAAAAATATCAGCTCGATTTTATTTCTCCCTATGCAAGAGAGATTATACCTTACATTCTTAAGGCATTCGAAGATGCAAAAATTAACGACAGGAATTTGAAGACCGCGATTGAGCTGCTGGATAACTGGGATTTTGAACTCACTGCTTCAAGTCAGGTCCCTGCAATTTACCTCCACTTCTTCCACCGTTTGATTAAAAATATTTTTGAAGACGAGTTAGGCAGCGACTTATTGAAAGAATATGTTTTCCTCGCAAATATCCCTTATAGAATTATACTTAAGTACCTTTATGATAATTCATCTTCCTTCTTCGATGATATCCGGACACCTCAGGTGGAGTCGAGAGATCAGATTATAAGAAAGAGTCTCGTAGATGCATTAAGCGAACTCGAGAAAAATCTGGGTGCGGATATTTCAATGTGGCAGTGGGGTAAAATCCACAAAGTTTATCTGAAACATCTCTTCGCCAACCAGTCCGGCTTGATTGATCAGCTAATCAATATCGGTCCTTATGAAATTGGCGGTGACGGAACTACTGTGTTCAATACTGAATATTCGTTCTCCGAGCTTTATGAAGAGAAGAGAGATTTTTCTAAACCGTACAGGTCGGAACCGTTCCGGAATATTCTCGGCCCATCTTTGCGCTACATATATGATTTCGGTGATCCTGAATTTATGGAGATCATTTTACCTGCCGGACAATCCGGATATTTCATGAGCGATCACTATAAAGATATGACCGGTATGTGGCTGAAAGGGGAGTATATCAGAATTCCGCTTTCTGAAAAAGTATTTAAGAGTAAAGCCGGACATCTGCTTAAATTAATGCCCGGTAATTCCTGA
- a CDS encoding replication-associated recombination protein A encodes MDKKNDIPNTPLAERIRPKNLSEFRGHENLIGKGKPLRQMIENGSLSSIILWGPPGSGKTTLARIISETVNAEFFQVNAVSSGVKELRNVIEIGKTNLLYNRKTILFIDEIHRYNKAQQDALLSSVEKGEIILIGATTENPSFEIIPALRSRLRIFKLETLNREDLEGILNYAVKNDDFLKTLDVEIEDPDFLFYVSGGDARILLNILEAALLNHVSQERIVVNKSSIENVLQQKFIIYDKGGEEHYNLISAFIKSIRGSDPDAAVYWLARMLEGGEDPLFIARRMIILASEDIGNAAPNGLVIAEAAFNAVDKIGMPEARIILSQCATYLASSPKSNAAYKAIDEALEDVKNLPLYSVPLHLRNAPTSLMKNLGYGNNYRYPHNFENHFLEENYLPLELKGKQYYRPAEIGFEKSLKDRLSSLWQKLKKYN; translated from the coding sequence GTGGATAAAAAAAACGATATACCGAATACTCCTCTAGCTGAAAGAATTCGTCCTAAAAACCTTTCTGAATTTCGAGGCCATGAGAACTTAATTGGTAAGGGTAAACCGTTAAGACAAATGATTGAAAATGGTTCATTAAGCTCCATTATTCTTTGGGGTCCCCCGGGTTCCGGAAAAACTACTCTCGCAAGAATCATTTCAGAAACAGTTAATGCGGAATTCTTTCAGGTTAATGCTGTCTCCTCAGGCGTTAAAGAACTTAGAAATGTAATCGAAATTGGTAAAACTAATCTTCTTTATAACCGTAAGACAATTCTTTTTATTGATGAAATCCATCGTTATAACAAAGCTCAGCAGGATGCCCTTCTCTCTTCTGTGGAAAAAGGTGAAATTATTCTGATTGGCGCTACTACAGAAAATCCATCCTTTGAGATAATTCCTGCTCTAAGATCCAGACTGAGAATATTTAAACTCGAAACCCTCAACCGTGAGGATCTGGAAGGAATTTTAAACTACGCCGTTAAGAATGATGATTTTCTTAAAACTCTCGATGTGGAAATTGAAGATCCCGATTTTCTCTTCTACGTCTCCGGCGGCGATGCAAGAATACTCCTGAATATTCTTGAAGCTGCACTTCTTAATCATGTCAGTCAGGAAAGAATAGTTGTAAATAAATCCTCTATTGAAAATGTACTTCAGCAGAAATTTATTATTTATGATAAAGGGGGAGAAGAACATTATAATCTTATCTCCGCATTCATAAAAAGTATTCGCGGTTCCGACCCGGATGCAGCGGTCTACTGGCTGGCCCGAATGCTTGAAGGCGGTGAAGATCCGCTTTTTATCGCAAGGAGAATGATCATCCTTGCTTCAGAGGATATTGGAAATGCTGCACCAAATGGACTTGTAATTGCCGAAGCTGCTTTCAATGCTGTAGATAAAATCGGTATGCCCGAAGCCAGGATTATCCTTTCGCAATGCGCTACCTACCTGGCATCTTCTCCCAAAAGTAATGCCGCCTATAAAGCGATTGATGAGGCACTTGAAGATGTTAAGAACCTTCCTCTCTATTCAGTTCCTCTGCATCTCAGAAACGCACCCACTTCCTTAATGAAGAATCTCGGCTATGGAAATAACTATCGTTACCCTCATAATTTTGAAAATCATTTTTTAGAGGAGAATTATCTGCCGCTCGAATTGAAAGGGAAACAGTATTATAGACCGGCGGAAATAGGATTTGAAAAATCTCTTAAAGACCGGCTTAGTTCGCTATGGCAAAAGTTAAAAAAGTATA
- a CDS encoding LiaF-related protein, with the protein MAWHKLKSRVIVGIILVIIGVLFLLRNYDIAFFPFEMITWEYFFILFGLLLFILSDNKTAGIIFLAIGLFNLVPQLWPLIFVVIGLYIILKRKGSRPMAHFKHYHRDSNIPDGEVAKDYLEDVNVFGGGTKIINTENFKGGNVVSIFGGSEINLMGSKLAEGENSLEMTAIFGGSTLIIPSDWKVETDVLSIFGGFSDKRRKDPNKVQDPNRILVIKGLALFGGGEIKN; encoded by the coding sequence ATGGCATGGCATAAACTAAAATCGAGAGTAATAGTAGGAATTATACTCGTAATAATCGGAGTTCTTTTTCTATTACGTAATTACGACATTGCATTTTTCCCTTTCGAAATGATCACATGGGAATATTTTTTCATCCTATTCGGTCTGCTATTATTTATCCTATCGGACAATAAGACGGCCGGAATTATTTTCCTGGCAATAGGTCTTTTCAATTTAGTACCCCAACTCTGGCCTTTGATCTTTGTGGTTATCGGTCTTTACATAATTCTCAAACGAAAAGGAAGCAGGCCAATGGCGCATTTCAAACATTACCATCGCGACAGTAATATTCCCGATGGTGAAGTAGCAAAAGACTATCTTGAAGATGTAAATGTATTCGGCGGCGGTACAAAAATAATTAATACAGAGAATTTCAAGGGTGGAAATGTAGTTTCAATTTTCGGAGGTTCAGAAATCAACCTGATGGGTTCGAAGCTTGCCGAAGGTGAGAACAGTCTGGAAATGACAGCTATTTTCGGCGGTTCGACACTTATAATACCATCGGACTGGAAAGTTGAGACCGATGTTCTATCGATATTTGGAGGATTCAGCGATAAAAGGAGAAAGGACCCGAACAAGGTTCAGGATCCGAACAGAATACTTGTTATAAAAGGCCTTGCTTTATTCGGCGGCGGAGAAATTAAAAATTAA
- a CDS encoding Gfo/Idh/MocA family oxidoreductase, translating into MLIKSPGKSIIRSAIPRRIKWGVSGCGHFVETSVLPALALIQRSKLVSVFSHDLQRAKQVAGKFGAQNFSDNFSDFIKGDFDLLYIAGANVDHYRQAVEAAQAGKHIICEKPVGINSSQIEEIIKVCKTYGVVFTVNFTHRFHPLVLKAKELVNKGMIGKIVSVSASFNIDFAPSDNFRFKKDLSGGGALRDLGSHMIDMIRLFGGEISGVKGYTDNIVYKSEVEDFASAILKFEKGGYGYFNVSYNAKKSFNRIEILGHKGVISIENFIGKKNVSGKLIIDLQGEAKKAFRKRANKISYMIKSVQKSLIKNQPPLVPGEDALAAMKIMEEIEKQCP; encoded by the coding sequence ATGCTAATTAAATCTCCGGGTAAATCAATTATCAGATCCGCAATTCCAAGAAGAATTAAATGGGGTGTTTCCGGATGCGGACATTTTGTTGAAACATCGGTTCTGCCTGCTTTAGCTTTGATCCAGCGGAGTAAACTTGTTTCGGTGTTCAGTCACGATCTTCAAAGGGCTAAACAGGTCGCAGGAAAATTCGGCGCTCAGAATTTTTCGGATAATTTCAGTGACTTTATTAAAGGCGATTTTGATCTGCTCTATATTGCCGGTGCTAATGTAGATCATTACCGGCAGGCCGTCGAAGCAGCTCAGGCTGGCAAGCATATCATCTGCGAAAAACCCGTCGGTATCAACTCCTCTCAAATTGAAGAGATAATTAAAGTCTGCAAAACTTATGGAGTAGTCTTTACGGTTAACTTTACCCACCGGTTCCATCCGCTGGTCTTGAAAGCAAAGGAACTTGTCAACAAGGGAATGATCGGAAAAATAGTTTCTGTCTCCGCTTCATTCAATATCGATTTCGCACCGAGTGATAATTTCAGATTTAAAAAAGATCTGAGCGGCGGAGGCGCACTTAGAGATCTCGGCTCTCATATGATAGATATGATCAGGTTATTCGGCGGTGAAATATCCGGCGTTAAAGGTTATACCGATAATATCGTCTATAAAAGCGAAGTTGAGGATTTTGCATCTGCTATTCTGAAATTTGAAAAAGGGGGATACGGCTATTTTAACGTCTCCTATAATGCCAAGAAGTCGTTTAACAGAATAGAAATTCTTGGTCATAAAGGAGTAATAAGTATTGAAAACTTTATCGGTAAAAAAAATGTATCGGGCAAATTAATAATTGATCTTCAGGGCGAAGCTAAAAAAGCCTTCAGAAAAAGGGCGAATAAAATTTCTTATATGATTAAGTCGGTTCAAAAATCTTTAATTAAAAATCAACCGCCGCTTGTCCCTGGCGAAGATGCTCTTGCTGCAATGAAAATAATGGAAGAAATTGAAAAACAATGTCCCTGA
- a CDS encoding DUF5668 domain-containing protein gives MKNDGKIWIGIILIAVGALLVADNFFYFDFSVHHLIFSWHTIFLIIGLVILNNSKNSVVGIVFVVLGLFGILGYISPFDIRFSLRDYWPIILIIVGFFILFRRREPNILTNPEGSKQEFQTSTASILDESSIFNSTNRIIDSDNFRGGKATTIFGSTKLDLTRASLSPGENTLEITCLFGGCDISIPKTWKVILNVSAIFGGFEDKRFLAMSDAKTEGVLIIKGTVIFGGGEITSY, from the coding sequence ATGAAAAACGACGGAAAAATCTGGATTGGAATAATTCTTATTGCTGTGGGCGCTCTTCTGGTTGCAGATAATTTTTTCTATTTCGATTTCAGTGTCCACCATTTGATTTTTTCTTGGCATACAATATTCCTGATTATTGGGCTTGTAATTCTGAACAACTCTAAAAACAGTGTTGTGGGAATTGTTTTCGTTGTACTGGGATTGTTCGGGATACTGGGATACATCTCACCATTCGATATAAGATTTTCGCTCAGAGATTACTGGCCGATAATCCTGATTATTGTAGGATTTTTTATTCTGTTCAGAAGACGGGAGCCGAATATATTAACGAATCCGGAGGGCAGCAAACAGGAATTTCAGACTTCAACAGCCAGCATTCTTGATGAATCGTCGATATTCAACAGCACAAACAGAATAATAGACTCTGATAATTTCAGAGGGGGCAAAGCAACAACAATATTCGGTTCAACAAAACTCGATCTCACAAGGGCTTCCCTATCCCCCGGAGAAAACACGCTTGAGATAACATGCCTGTTCGGCGGGTGCGATATTTCAATACCTAAAACCTGGAAAGTGATTCTAAACGTTTCGGCTATCTTCGGAGGTTTTGAAGACAAAAGATTCCTGGCAATGAGCGATGCAAAAACAGAAGGCGTACTGATTATAAAAGGGACCGTCATATTCGGCGGCGGTGAAATTACAAGCTATTAG
- a CDS encoding D-alanine--D-alanine ligase translates to MSNNEINVALLVGGTSPEREVSKSSGKSVLKALYDLGYKVKVIDPAYGLTQPKEEYIYFEDRNYCEISNRNQLEAINSTLLDGIDIVFIAIHGKWGEDGTLQSLLEMRGLKYTGSKVLASALAMNKYMSKIMFQHFDVNTPRWFIVDRNENDYHLIREKIKKFFGYPCVIKPNDQGSTIGLTICRGDIEVEKAVKKALELSSVALVEEYIAGRELTVAILGQQALPVLEIKPVDGFYDYEHKYTSGKSEYIVPAVIPPKVAEHLQHQALLAFNSVGCESYARVDFRLTKDYKSYCLEVNTLPGMTNLSLVPKMAAVAGISFEELIDRIIKNAL, encoded by the coding sequence ATGTCGAATAATGAAATTAATGTTGCATTGCTTGTTGGAGGTACTTCACCGGAAAGGGAAGTCTCCAAATCTTCTGGTAAATCTGTTCTTAAAGCTTTATACGACCTCGGTTATAAAGTAAAAGTAATTGATCCAGCCTACGGATTAACCCAGCCGAAAGAAGAGTATATCTATTTTGAGGATAGAAATTACTGCGAAATCTCTAACAGAAATCAGCTTGAGGCAATTAACTCAACGCTTCTGGATGGTATTGATATAGTCTTCATTGCAATTCACGGTAAATGGGGAGAAGATGGAACTCTTCAATCTCTACTCGAAATGAGGGGGTTAAAATATACGGGTTCTAAAGTGCTTGCAAGTGCACTGGCGATGAATAAATATATGTCCAAAATTATGTTTCAGCATTTTGATGTTAATACACCGCGCTGGTTTATCGTTGACAGAAACGAAAATGACTATCATCTGATTCGCGAAAAAATAAAAAAGTTTTTCGGATATCCTTGCGTTATTAAACCTAATGACCAGGGCTCTACTATCGGACTTACAATCTGCCGGGGAGATATCGAAGTTGAAAAGGCGGTGAAAAAGGCGCTGGAATTGTCTTCGGTGGCACTTGTCGAAGAGTATATCGCCGGCCGTGAACTTACAGTCGCGATTCTCGGGCAGCAGGCCCTTCCGGTACTGGAGATCAAACCGGTTGACGGATTCTACGATTACGAGCATAAATATACTTCCGGCAAAAGCGAATATATTGTGCCTGCGGTTATTCCTCCTAAGGTCGCCGAGCATCTTCAGCATCAGGCACTTCTTGCTTTTAATTCAGTCGGCTGCGAAAGTTACGCCAGGGTCGATTTCAGATTGACTAAAGATTATAAATCATATTGCCTTGAGGTTAATACTCTGCCTGGTATGACTAATCTTAGTCTGGTCCCCAAAATGGCGGCAGTAGCCGGAATCTCATTTGAAGAGCTGATTGATAGAATTATTAAGAATGCTCTGTAA
- a CDS encoding septum formation initiator family protein has translation MAKLSNKLIVRLILSSVVILVIAFLVFNENGILKYLSLKNQLHELDLQINSAEEKIRMLEAEIDSLINSKEKMEKVARERFHMMLPDERVLKIEEK, from the coding sequence ATGGCGAAGCTATCAAATAAATTGATTGTAAGGCTGATTCTTTCTTCTGTTGTAATCTTGGTTATTGCATTTCTTGTATTTAATGAAAATGGTATCCTGAAATATTTGTCCCTGAAAAATCAGTTACATGAACTTGATCTTCAGATAAATAGTGCTGAAGAAAAAATCAGAATGTTGGAAGCGGAAATCGATTCCTTAATCAATTCAAAAGAAAAAATGGAAAAAGTTGCTAGGGAAAGATTCCATATGATGCTTCCGGATGAACGTGTGTTAAAAATTGAGGAAAAATAA
- a CDS encoding class II aldolase/adducin family protein encodes MSLRKVLLDICHRVYEKGFVSAYDGNLSVRLSNKRILITPSGKCKGELAQDDFLEIDYNGKLLKGKGKVSTEVKIHLLAYSKRDDINSVIHCHPVYATAFASSGLGLTEPVLPEVILTLGKVPLCKYGTPSTDEVPLSMLPHIDYVWALLLENHGAVTFGHDIMSAYYRMEKLEHAAHTIAVCKLLGGEKKIPVNKLRKLYSVAEKEYGIKLNKKNRMDF; translated from the coding sequence ATGTCCCTGAGAAAAGTACTTTTGGATATTTGCCATAGAGTATACGAGAAGGGATTTGTTTCCGCATACGACGGTAATCTATCCGTACGTCTGAGTAATAAAAGAATTCTGATTACTCCATCAGGAAAATGTAAGGGTGAACTTGCACAGGATGATTTTTTGGAGATAGATTATAACGGAAAGTTATTAAAAGGTAAGGGGAAAGTATCTACCGAAGTGAAAATTCATCTGCTGGCTTATAGTAAAAGAGATGATATTAACTCTGTTATACATTGTCATCCGGTTTATGCTACTGCGTTTGCATCCTCCGGACTGGGATTAACTGAACCTGTTCTGCCTGAGGTTATTCTTACTCTTGGCAAGGTTCCTCTATGCAAATACGGAACGCCGTCCACCGATGAAGTCCCGTTGTCCATGTTGCCTCATATCGATTATGTCTGGGCGCTCCTTTTAGAAAATCATGGCGCGGTAACTTTCGGTCACGATATTATGTCAGCGTATTACAGGATGGAAAAACTTGAGCATGCGGCACATACTATTGCAGTTTGTAAATTACTTGGCGGGGAGAAAAAAATACCTGTAAACAAACTCCGGAAACTCTATTCCGTTGCAGAAAAAGAATATGGAATTAAACTGAATAAAAAAAATCGTATGGACTTTTAA
- a CDS encoding methylenetetrahydrofolate reductase — translation MKVTEHLYKANQTLISFELIPPKRGGDIRQLLSVLDDIVLYKPPFIDITSHAAEVMYEETTEGGMKMKVKRKRPGTLGICALIQNKYNIDAVPHVLCSGFTREETEDFLIEIHYLGIDNVLAIRGDESGFNKPLKYGRSANNYGIDLIRQISDLNKGKYLEEGLLDAFAMDFCIGTSGYPEKHFEAPNLLTDIKYTHAKIEAGAAYIVTQMFYDNNLYFDYVDNCRKEGISVPIIPGLKIITSRSHAHSIPKNFYIDIPSDLVEEIDKSKPEHAVEIGVEWTFKQVEELLNKNVPAIHFYIMQNSKPIKMLMKKLGL, via the coding sequence ATGAAAGTAACTGAACATCTCTATAAAGCAAATCAAACTCTTATCAGTTTTGAACTAATCCCTCCTAAACGTGGGGGCGATATTCGTCAGCTCCTCTCGGTACTGGACGATATAGTTCTCTATAAACCTCCCTTCATCGATATTACAAGTCATGCCGCGGAAGTAATGTATGAGGAAACAACCGAAGGCGGAATGAAAATGAAAGTAAAAAGGAAGCGCCCGGGTACTCTCGGAATATGCGCCCTGATTCAGAATAAATATAATATAGATGCTGTGCCTCATGTCTTGTGTTCCGGTTTTACACGCGAGGAAACCGAGGATTTTCTTATCGAAATTCATTACCTCGGAATTGATAATGTCCTTGCTATAAGAGGTGACGAAAGCGGATTTAATAAACCCCTTAAGTACGGAAGAAGCGCTAATAATTATGGCATAGATCTTATCAGGCAAATTTCTGATCTGAATAAAGGCAAATATCTAGAGGAAGGTTTGCTCGATGCATTTGCAATGGATTTCTGTATCGGAACCAGCGGTTATCCCGAAAAGCATTTCGAGGCCCCCAACCTTTTAACTGATATAAAATATACTCACGCAAAAATTGAAGCCGGTGCTGCTTATATTGTAACCCAGATGTTCTATGATAATAATTTGTATTTCGATTATGTGGATAATTGCAGGAAGGAGGGGATCTCCGTCCCGATTATTCCCGGATTGAAAATTATTACTTCCAGATCGCATGCCCACAGTATACCTAAGAACTTTTATATCGATATCCCTTCCGATCTGGTTGAGGAAATAGACAAATCCAAACCAGAGCATGCGGTCGAGATCGGAGTTGAGTGGACATTTAAACAAGTGGAAGAATTGTTGAATAAGAATGTTCCGGCAATTCATTTCTATATTATGCAGAATTCCAAACCGATAAAAATGTTAATGAAAAAATTGGGACTTTGA